The following proteins come from a genomic window of Dreissena polymorpha isolate Duluth1 chromosome 1, UMN_Dpol_1.0, whole genome shotgun sequence:
- the LOC127833674 gene encoding uncharacterized protein LOC127833674 isoform X1, with protein MRFYEADNRSVVMEIYDQFYLFDLEKMDVSIVFPGRVVDTRVCILTKRKQLLVTSRFGKNVKRYNITNGCIDAIIKTGHKKEIYQVVSEAHIAVLQVNDPGTLAAVTVEMGPVMVMDLVTHSRMYEISNILGRRYGGRYMLFDSYMLLNRVSSRLFFIGGYVGERTDNEVQLFSWDTEQIRLFVPFLQIDQFFYRRVSYLFIT; from the exons ATGAGGTTTTACGAAGCAGACAACAGATCAGTGGTCATGGAAATTTACGATCAGTTTTACTTGTTTGATCTTGAAAAGATGGACGTCAGCATCGTGTTTCCGGGTCGAGTAGTCGATACACGAGTGTGTATCTTGACCAAACGGAAGC AACTCCTCGTGACGTCACGTTTTGGCAAGAACGTGAAACGGTACAACATCACAAACGGCTGCATTGACGCCATAATAAAAACTGGACACAAGAAGGAGATCTACCAAGTTGTG agcgaggctcatatcgcTGTTTTACAGGTAAACGATCCGGGAACGCTCGCCGCAGTAACGGTTGAAATGGGACCCGTAATGGTGATGGACCTTGTCACCCACTCTCGCATGTATGAGATCTCAAACA TTTTAGGCCGGCGGTACGGAGGGAGATACATGCTGTTCGACTCCTACATGTTGTTGAACAGAGTCAGCAGCCGCTTGTTCTTCATCGGAGGTTACGTGGGCGAGCGCACAGACAATGAAGTTCAACTTTTCTCCTGGGACACTGAACAAATTAGGCTGTTTGTCCCGTTCTTGCAAATAGATCAGTTTTTTTATCGACGAGTTTCCTATCTTTTTATTACATGA
- the LOC127833674 gene encoding uncharacterized protein LOC127833674 isoform X4 codes for MRFYEADNRSVVMEIYDQFYLFDLEKMDVSIVFPGRVVDTRVCILTKRKQLLVTSRFGKNVKRYNITNGCIDAIIKTGHKKEIYQVVVNDPGTLAAVTVEMGPVMVMDLVTHSRMYEISNSTYRRCDSIFTFQN; via the exons ATGAGGTTTTACGAAGCAGACAACAGATCAGTGGTCATGGAAATTTACGATCAGTTTTACTTGTTTGATCTTGAAAAGATGGACGTCAGCATCGTGTTTCCGGGTCGAGTAGTCGATACACGAGTGTGTATCTTGACCAAACGGAAGC AACTCCTCGTGACGTCACGTTTTGGCAAGAACGTGAAACGGTACAACATCACAAACGGCTGCATTGACGCCATAATAAAAACTGGACACAAGAAGGAGATCTACCAAGTTGTG GTAAACGATCCGGGAACGCTCGCCGCAGTAACGGTTGAAATGGGACCCGTAATGGTGATGGACCTTGTCACCCACTCTCGCATGTATGAGATCTCAAACAGTACGTACAGGAGATGCGACAGTATCTTTACCTTTCAGAATTAA
- the LOC127833674 gene encoding uncharacterized protein LOC127833674 isoform X2, with protein sequence MRFYEADNRSVVMEIYDQFYLFDLEKMDVSIVFPGRVVDTRVCILTKRKQLLVTSRFGKNVKRYNITNGCIDAIIKTGHKKEIYQVVVNDPGTLAAVTVEMGPVMVMDLVTHSRMYEISNILGRRYGGRYMLFDSYMLLNRVSSRLFFIGGYVGERTDNEVQLFSWDTEQIRLFVPFLQIDQFFYRRVSYLFIT encoded by the exons ATGAGGTTTTACGAAGCAGACAACAGATCAGTGGTCATGGAAATTTACGATCAGTTTTACTTGTTTGATCTTGAAAAGATGGACGTCAGCATCGTGTTTCCGGGTCGAGTAGTCGATACACGAGTGTGTATCTTGACCAAACGGAAGC AACTCCTCGTGACGTCACGTTTTGGCAAGAACGTGAAACGGTACAACATCACAAACGGCTGCATTGACGCCATAATAAAAACTGGACACAAGAAGGAGATCTACCAAGTTGTG GTAAACGATCCGGGAACGCTCGCCGCAGTAACGGTTGAAATGGGACCCGTAATGGTGATGGACCTTGTCACCCACTCTCGCATGTATGAGATCTCAAACA TTTTAGGCCGGCGGTACGGAGGGAGATACATGCTGTTCGACTCCTACATGTTGTTGAACAGAGTCAGCAGCCGCTTGTTCTTCATCGGAGGTTACGTGGGCGAGCGCACAGACAATGAAGTTCAACTTTTCTCCTGGGACACTGAACAAATTAGGCTGTTTGTCCCGTTCTTGCAAATAGATCAGTTTTTTTATCGACGAGTTTCCTATCTTTTTATTACATGA
- the LOC127833674 gene encoding uncharacterized protein LOC127833674 isoform X3: MRFYEADNRSVVMEIYDQFYLFDLEKMDVSIVFPGRVVDTRVCILTKRKQLLVTSRFGKNVKRYNITNGCIDAIIKTGHKKEIYQVVSEAHIAVLQVNDPGTLAAVTVEMGPVMVMDLVTHSRMYEISNSTYRRCDSIFTFQN; the protein is encoded by the exons ATGAGGTTTTACGAAGCAGACAACAGATCAGTGGTCATGGAAATTTACGATCAGTTTTACTTGTTTGATCTTGAAAAGATGGACGTCAGCATCGTGTTTCCGGGTCGAGTAGTCGATACACGAGTGTGTATCTTGACCAAACGGAAGC AACTCCTCGTGACGTCACGTTTTGGCAAGAACGTGAAACGGTACAACATCACAAACGGCTGCATTGACGCCATAATAAAAACTGGACACAAGAAGGAGATCTACCAAGTTGTG agcgaggctcatatcgcTGTTTTACAGGTAAACGATCCGGGAACGCTCGCCGCAGTAACGGTTGAAATGGGACCCGTAATGGTGATGGACCTTGTCACCCACTCTCGCATGTATGAGATCTCAAACAGTACGTACAGGAGATGCGACAGTATCTTTACCTTTCAGAATTAA
- the LOC127855595 gene encoding uncharacterized protein LOC127855595, which yields MHQAQSSHNEVRMYVSEIETIELCDREAVKMVMANVYRLEDDRIMTTGKGDNYDFRVSTPCTGAPMERFSTQPAITSGNTRLLTSSRGLFTMETNPHRRLGLNAVFPYIQPKPTCLVLRSTLLNTSKRATNRKWEIPTRAMRYLIIESQSNDEGDAMRCENNHYIEHTQC from the exons atgcaccaaGCCCAGTCATCCCACAACGAGGTTCGAATGTATGTTTCAGAGATAGAAACTATTGAGCTATGTGACAGAGAGGCCGTCAAAATGGTCATGGCAAACGTTTATCGTCTCGAAGACGACCGTATTATGACCACGGGAAAAGGCGACAACTATGACTTCCGAGT tTCGACACCCTGCACTGGAGCGCCGATGGAACGTTTTTCTACACAACCAGCGATAACTTCTGGAAACACAAGGCTCCTGACGTCATCACGTGGACTATTCACCATGGAAACCAACCCACATCGACGCCTGGGGCTAAACGCAGTCTTCCCTTATATTCAACCAAAG CCAACCTGCCTCGTCTTACGATCAACGCTCCTGAATACGTCTAAACGGGCTACCAACCGGAAGTGGGAGATCCCGACACGGGCGATGAGATATTTGATTATAGAGTCCCAAAGTAATGACGAAGGCGATGCGATGCGGTGCGAAAACAACCATTACATTGAACACACTCAGTGTTAG